CACAAGATATTCATTTAAACAGTAAGTTTCTAAATATGTTATAAAGTATTAATTACAATTACAGTTGTTCAATTACAGAATGTCTAGCGATTAGGATAGTAAATTTTGATGCGTTTTAGATGTAATGTGAGCTTCATTAGgcattataaatcattttcgtTTTTAGAAATTGTTACTCAATTCATTTCAAGACACTCAAACTTAAACCGAACTCTAAGCACAATAATCTGAAAATTGCGATTTTTTGagctaaataaaagttttccggaataattttaaaatattaatttttgctgATAACCTGTATTAAACAATTTGATATtcggaaaaaattgaatttgatgaaaaattgaataagttGTTCTAATTGATCACAAATTTCTTATTGTTGATGAAACAAACAACTTTAATTTTTCCTATATTGTGAGTGAAATATCCATCTTCAGAGTGTTAAGAGGCTTGGAAAAGCCTCTGAAATAGGAGTTCTGAGATTCTCGAAATGTTAGTCAATTGTAGTATTGGTCTcggaaaatgaaaaacaaaaaaaatatctcaagaTTGAGCTTTGAAAGAATGATTCTTAATCGATCTGTCGGAATCTATACATTCAACACCAACTCAagtacaatttttgaatttaagggTCGATTTatcttaataaatgtttttttcagaatttgacATGACCAATTTTGCTCGGAATTTCACTTTAAGTTTATAacattttcatcatttcaaCTCGCtatctatttttgttttcgagttatcgaTTTAACAGACAGATGTACCAAAACTTTGTTTCCACAATATCGACATTTctgatctattttttttttttcataagatcGATATTTCTATTCTAAGTGCCAATAACTTAATAATCTAATATAACTCTCGTAGGCCACGAGCATATTAAATTGATGAATACCAATTTTCAATccgtacttttttttcaaacccttatatatcgaaaacggtgagatTTGGTGAAAATTATCAAGAGTCAAATAATGCTTagaatcattcaaaattataatatctaataacttttaaaaaaaatttttaaatgcttatatctcgaaaacggtgagttTTGATAGAATCGTCCAAAATAGGtaaatccaatagtttttttggctcccataaaaaacttttgacgCGGAGTCGATTCCTGAGACAGAttgttttttcacttttatttcctcgattaatatcaaaatttctgaagtcttgcttaatttaataactattgGCCGTAGAATggagaaatttttgaattagcACTGATATAACGTCTAGTTTGTGCATATtcctttttgtttgtttgtattgatatcgaaaatttataatatcggAATTTTGGATTTAGTAGTGTTGTAACATTTACTTTTCGACTTACTCTTTTCATTGTAGGTACGGagctttattgaaaattttcgattttcgaaaaatcctaTTTTACTAGCCCCAGATTTATTTCGAATCCTCCCTTCTATCAtccaaaatttgattaattattttcctTTGTTTTTCAGACCAACATTAGCATTACCATCACCAGATCAATTTACAGTGGCTGTACGATGTTGTCCAATACTATTTGAATTACGTGCAGATGGTCCACAACCACCAATGATACCATTACCATATCGTATGATTATTGCTGTTGCATCACAAACAACAATTACATTCTATGATACACAGCAATGTGAACCATTTGCAACAATTacaaatatacattatacacGAATCACAGACATAACATGGTCATCTAATGCACAAATTGTTGCTGTATCTTCAACGGATGGTTTTTGTTCATTAATTCTATTTAAATCACAAGAATTGGGTATACCATATAAACCACCACAACAAACAACTAGCAGTATTGAAATCGTAGATAATGAGACTGAAAAACAACCTAATCTTATGTCACCACCCGCAACGATGATGGATGttgatattgataataaaatcaaGGCATGTTGTATTGAGGAAGCATCACaagatattaaattatatttagaaagtGAAGACACCACTCAAGATACCATTGATAAAGATAATACTACAGAAACACTAAAGATGGACACTGATACTGATAATAATACTGAAGAGtgtcagaaaaaaattgatattgatgaagctaataataaaaatactgataatgttgcaaataacaataataatgctGGTAATGTTGAagataattctaaaaatacacAGAAGATGGACACTGATAATAACGTTGAAGGCAGTCATAAAGAAATTGTTAATGTTCCAGATAATactagaaatattgaaaatgttgaaaataataaaaatactgacAATGTAGACGATAGCAATAAAAACgtcaataatattaaagatagtaatattaataatgataaaagtGATAAAGATAATACAAACATTGACAAAGTtgaagataacaaaaaaaatgataatactGAAGATGATACAAAGATGcaaatacaaaatgataataCAGCTTCATCATCTGCGTCTGTAACCACACCAAAACCACCAAGGCGTGTTACATTTATAACATTGTCAAGTCCAAAAGGTAAAAGtagaaagaa
This genomic interval from Chrysoperla carnea chromosome 1, inChrCarn1.1, whole genome shotgun sequence contains the following:
- the LOC123305757 gene encoding chromatin assembly factor 1 subunit B, producing the protein MKCIIPEISWNNRDPVFSLDIQPKVDEFTRLATAGSDTHIVIWHLTVDENGSINIEPAADLNKHQKAVNVVRWSPSGELLAAGDDESNIILWKQRQDIDQTPCFEKDLDANETNSKNDEEYKENWYIYKILRGHMDDVYDISWSPDSKQLLSGSVDNTAIVWNITNKTKHILQPNHKGFVQGVSWDPLNQYCATLSSDRVCRVFDLNTKRMISKSSKGTLPFNETSPLHGQTCRLYHDDTLKSYFRRLTFSPDGKLLIAPAGSVESEHCPKKIYFTYVYTRYSFKQPTLALPSPDQFTVAVRCCPILFELRADGPQPPMIPLPYRMIIAVASQTTITFYDTQQCEPFATITNIHYTRITDITWSSNAQIVAVSSTDGFCSLILFKSQELGIPYKPPQQTTSSIEIVDNETEKQPNLMSPPATMMDVDIDNKIKACCIEEASQDIKLYLESEDTTQDTIDKDNTTETLKMDTDTDNNTEECQKKIDIDEANNKNTDNVANNNNNAGNVEDNSKNTQKMDTDNNVEGSHKEIVNVPDNTRNIENVENNKNTDNVDDSNKNVNNIKDSNINNDKSDKDNTNIDKVEDNKKNDNTEDDTKMQIQNDNTASSSASVTTPKPPRRVTFITLSSPKGKSRKKIL